A region of the Lycium barbarum isolate Lr01 chromosome 1, ASM1917538v2, whole genome shotgun sequence genome:
TACGAATACACATTAAATATGAGGTCTTCATCAAGAATTCTCTATTCATAATAAGTTGTAGATTTATCACAATGACCGATTGAGTGGTAAGTTAAGCAAAAATGACAGATTCCTATTAACTTCAATTGGCATCTTCTTGCTGGAGAAGTCATAGGTTATTATCAAAAAAAATTGGTTGAATTATATCCTCTTGAAAGTAATGATCTGGCCACAGATCTATTTGTCCCTCCCTAAATGCTAAAGTTAAGATCAATTTATTAAAAAGTATATTTGTCAAATACTGAATAAGACAAAAGTTAGAAAAGAAGAAAATTTAGTGATGTTCATTCAAAATTGGACAAGAAAGACAATTTATAAGCAAATTATCACCCAGTTTGCGACGGATCTTCAAAAGGCATAGGAACCACATTGATTATGAGCCAAATATAGAGCTAAAATTAAGCTTGGGTCATTAACCGTGACATCTTTAATTTATAATTAGGACAAAGCTCCCAGAAAAAGCCTTAACCTCTGATTGTATTGATGCATGTCCAATTTGGTCGAGCAAGAAGACCGAAAGTCTAAAAGAATAGAGGTGAAAAAAGAGATGAGTAGTCAGATGGATAACCTCTACATGGATGCTTGTCAGTGGTAGCTAGCCTTCATAACATTAAccgttatttttttattttctttaatgcTCAAAATTGATAAATTTTAAGTTTTTAACTTTCGTTAGTTTTAGGGATCAAAATCGCACATTTATATTAATTTAAGATTATACATTCTTAGTTAAATTACATAAGAATAAAAGCTGAAATAAAATTATAAGGACTAAAATCGTCATTTTCCCCATGATTACTGGTACGCACTTTTTGTTGGAAAGATGAGACACATGGTGAAATGATTCAAATGTCAGGATATCATACTCCAAATTTTAGTGAACTTTTTAGCTATATATTGTTGTTTAGCTACTCCCTGCGTTCATTTTATGTGTTATTTGATTGAACATaaattgttttaatttttttttttaaagtttagaattttttgataaaaaattATTCCCTAATATTAAATATAATAACGTGACCTTAGGATAATATGACCTTGGATTCTTCATATTAAGATTTTGTTTGCTGGTTTGAGAATAAGGGCAAATGTGATTCttaaaaacggaaaagggccaaatatacccttgaactattgaaaaagggttAACTATACCCCTCGTTAAACTttggggtcaaatatacccctatcgttATACTTTGGATACAAATATACCTTTCATTTTAACGGAAGACACGTGTCATCGTATTATTTGCCTATTTTAACTATTTTCAAATTAATTATAAATTGAGGCAAGCTCCATCAATAATGCCGTCGTCGCCACCTTCCGCCGCCAACTCCGTCGATAATCAAAAACATATTCACTACCACCACGCCACCCTCCTTCGTCGCTAATCAAGAACTCTGTCAACCTTGGCTACTTTTGCACCACAAGCTGCAGCAAGTATTGAAGCACCTGTTGAGATATTCACCGTGTTTGCCCCATCCCCTCCTGTCCCAACAATATCAACAGCGTCGCCTAAGCCTTCCACTTGTCTGCAATGCTTTATCATCGCCCTTGCCAATCCCACTACCTAACAATCATCATTAGCTCGATTAGCTAGGTTAACCGATCAGACAGTAGTGCCATTAAATTAATGGTTGATTTCTAGTTCGGGCGTGGCGTGGTGGTAGTGAATATGTTTTTGACTAGCGCCGGCGCCGGCGGCGGAAGGTGGCGACGGCAGCGTCATTGATTGGGCTtgcttcaatttttaattaatttgaaaATAGTTAAAATAGGCTAATAATATGATCACACGTGTCCTCCGTTAAAATGAAGGGTATATTTATGCTcaaagtataacggtaggggtatatttgaccccaaagtataacgaggggtatagtTAGCCCtttttttcaatagttcaggggtatatttggcccttttccgtctCAAAAATATATAAGGTCAAACGTGTGCCACTTTTTAACGGTGAGGACAGGGGTCACCCTAGCTATTAACGGAGAAAAAAGTGTCCCTAGACATGTATATGAgaaattttggcccttttccgtgtTTTATATAACTCTTAGGctgcatttgttttttttttttttttaattaagacgtctgaatctgaatacacatctgaatattaagatgtggtatgtagatctgaacactgaatgattaagactgtttgtttttcatcATCTGAATCTGTATAATATATCAATATTTaagcataataaatatataattcaaattaaaaattatatcaaacaaatattaagataagcaaaaaaaaaaaactacttgaGAGATAAATTAAAGTATTTAAAGATATAAATGAATATTTTATGTTTGATACAATTATTGAACTATCTGAATTATTCAAAAAATGATATATCCTTAcaaataaattgtttataaaatgcaataaaaaaatttaaatttaacaTAAATTAATCTATAAATCAAACCTATCCAACAAAGTAAAACAATATCTCAAATACAGTTATGATTTAGACACATAAATATTAGAGTATTTGAATAATTAACTAACAATCATCAAATTGTAACACTCCAACActggaaaaaaaattcaaataactaaaatatagaaCTCTCAAGTATTTCATCTTCTTTGCATTAGTTGGAGTGCAAGTTGCTCCCTCATATCGGTCATTATCTGAGAATCTTCAACTGTCCAACTAGGTCCATTTGTTTCATCTAATGCTTCTTCTTGTTGTCCTTCTTCATCAAATATCACTTGAGGCGTATCAAAATGATTAAACAAGTCATCATTGATGCGCTCCTTCCTGATAAAATTATTAACGGCAAAACATGCAATAACAACATCTCTTTGGATATTAATAGGATATGGAGCCATCTTGTCCAATATAGGAAATCTTGCTTTCAGTACTCCATAGGAACGTTCGATAACGTTTCTAAGCTGTGCATGAGCATGATTAAACTTTTCCTCCTTCATTATGGCACGCCTACGATGATAATCTCCTAACCAATATCGAATATTACGATACGGTGCTAGAAATCCTCGAGTATTAGGATATGCCGCATCACATAGATAGTATTTATCTGacattaaaataaaataagttaGGCGATCATATTGAAAAGCTAAATAAGCATTTCAATTGTTTAAGTTGTATGACTTACTTGGTGGAGGAAATGGAAAGCCATTATCTGGATTAGATGCAATCTCGGTTAGAACGCGTGCATCATGTGCTACCCCTTCCCATCCAGCATAAACATAAGTGAAGACCATATCGAAGTCACATATTGCCAGAACATTCTGATAGCATTTACCTTTTCCCCTTCCTCTATAAACAATTTGTTGATTAGCGGGAACAACAGCATGTACTAATGTCCCGTCTAGTGTACCTATTGCTCCCTgccaatatataaatatatgtcaacaaaatgaaaaaaaaaaacttgtgaaATTCTTTAATGATCGTTTAACAAATAATACCTTAAAAATTCTTCGTAACCTGTTATGAGCACCAGGAATATTCATATTCGAATTAAATGTTGTAGGTGCTATCATCTCTTTTGCAAAATTCATCATTGCCTCAAGAACCTCGTGAAAATACTTGTGAATTGTCTGCAAAGAATGTTGAAATTTTCTCTTGATTACGACGTAACGCTCGTTATGTCCTATAATAGTTAAGAATATTGCTATCTTCTCTTCGACAGATATATGTTTGCTATCTATGAGCCATCCATTATGTCTAAAATGTTGACATAGCCGAACATATGCATCACGTGACATGCGCATCAATTCTATACATTGTCGATTAGAGCCAGATAATAGTTCTAATGTATACTTTTGACCAGATAAAGATGATGttaaatctctaattcttctatCATACTTGAGTCTATAACGATTTCTCTGCCAATACAAGCTCATCAACCATAATATTTGATCATCGATATCCATGTTGAATCTGTTttaccaagaaaaaaaaatacaatacaCAATCGTAAGCACAACTACCTATGTATTTCATCAAGATAAAAAAGTATAAAATAGTTATAAAAAATTATTCTATACTCATCAAGCATAACAAGACATACAAGTAGCATTTTTCACCAATAAAATATGTTCCATAAGCATAATATATTATCACAAAGTTCCAGAagttataattaaaaaacaaaaaaaataaagactAGATTCCATAAAATCTTCATCTAACATAGATACTAGCTAATTAGAAAAATTAAAGAATTCCCAATTTTTTCCCCATGGTTCTGACATAATTCTCTAATTTGTCGACCTCTCTCAGTTTCATCCATGTTTTTGTGTAGCTATCGCCTTCACAAAATATACTAAGAGCTGCAGAGTACAATGGATCTTCCCATCCAAGCTTGTCTAGTTTTTCTATACATTCTTCAACATCAGGCCCGTTGTTTTTGTTAATCAGTAACTCCAATGCAACACTCATCTTCTCATCAATTTCTAATCGGGACGAtgtgttttttcttttctttcccaaATTCTTTTTTTCAGTTGGAATTGAAGATTGAGATGGAAAATCTTTAGAAGCTCCATCATTTTTGTCACCAAGTAGATTCTCAATGTCATCAAGTGAATCTATGTCTATATTAGTAGCTACAGAAGAGGCACCGGGCCGCGGAGTTGTACAACTTGGACTCCAACCATGAATGCATGTTGTAGTAGAACCCTCAAATAATGTTGTACAAAGTTCCGGAAAGGGTAGAGGTGCACTCCTCAATGTCTTGGCTTTTGGATGAGCCTATATCCAAATATAAGAAATCATACTTTCAATATACACTTCAAACCGTTTCTCCTTAAcgcaaaaaagagaaaaaaaaagttactagATAATGAACTAACCTTTATGTACTCATCCCACTCCTCGTTAGACATTCGAATGGTATTGGTTGCTGGATCATAAATATTACCAGTCTTTTTACTTATTGGCAACCAAGCTTGATGTTTTTCTTTTAGATAATCATAATGGTTCTTCATCTtcttttgtgtgactataaagtCATGAGAAGTTTGCAGAACAACCTTAACCTTGTTCCATGAATCTGGCTTCAAAATACTTCCTTGTCTCCCATTCAATGACACTTCTTGAATACAAGTTTCTAAAAATGTTTTTACTACCTCCAATCTCCAAGTCAATCTTGAATTTTCACTGGCTTGTTCcataactgaaatataaaattctaatcatcatcatagcatatTATACTAAAAGAAAGGTCATAGTGAAAATGCACAAGCAATTTTCTTTTTCTGGAATGTGATATACCCCTCATAGGAACTTCTGAAAGTTATCCTTCAAGTACTTCTTTAAGTCATCATCTAATGATGCTCCACTAATGTAACCAGAAAGGTCATAGTTAGTAGGGTTGAATCCTTGAGTTGCTGCCTTAATTCTATTTAGAAAACCAGTTTGCACAAGATGAAGCAAGGCATCTCTTCTACCTGGTCATTCAAGTAGGATCTACATACATTAAACAGTGCTTTCAGTTAAATGTAATTCAGCTCAACCTATTTGAGTTCAGAAACATGTATATGAAACTTATTATTTAAAGAACTATCACCTACTAGGCTACCATGCACCTACTTTCTCTTAAATGTATATATAACAGTAGGGATCCAACATACAGACTAGGCTAAGAAACTAGACAAGAGGATGAAACACAAAACTAGTGGACTGAAATTTTCTAGTCCAATTTATAGATAGACAAACTGTATATTGGAAGGTTGTGAATGAATGTGTTTAACCACTGAAGCTAAAAGGACCAACAACTAAAGTTTATTAAAAAGTGTAAAATGGTAAGTTGTAACATCTAACCATGTATTCGGTCTAGTTTAGCTGTCATTATTtatataaccaaaaaaaaaatagtgaacaGAGGAGGAAGAGACGCATGGAGAATGTACTCCCAAAAGAGAACATCAATGAATCTGCCATGGTTAATAGTTTGGCAATTATAGGATTTCAAAAGCTTAGAGATAGTAGTTGAAAAGACCACCAAAACATAAAATGGCCGGTATACGAAGTTGAAGAACAATTCTAAGAAAGTTTAAAAGAAACCAAAACATTGAATAGATATAAAGGAAGATGAACAGGATACCATATATGGACACATATAGATAAGATAAGTTTTCTTTCTCAGTTAGAATTTGGTTTTTCGCTAGGTGATAGAAACCAAAGCACTCCAAGAAATCACATCTAGttcaagcattttatcaaacaccttaCATGCACATCCCAACTTATTACCTTTCACATACATATGAACTAAAGAAGCTTCAACACACAAATCTAACGCTAACCCAGTTGTTAAACCATACCCATGGACTTGTTTCCCAATTTGAACGCAGCTAACACTACACAAGATCCAATAGCACCAGGAAGAACATGTACATCATCCAAAATGTGTACAGATAAtaatcttgaaaaaaaaaatagataatatAGATTTTCTTGGTTGAAACTAAATAATGCACAACTCTAACACAAAAATTAGCAATTGGCTTATGAGGATAGGAAAAACAATAGCAAACCAATTGAATTCAAAACTTAAGAGAGGAAAAAGAACACTCcattcatgtattaattaacgAACTAATGTTTGTTAGATAGGTGAATACTTGTAAAAAATCCAACATCTTACCTGTTCAAGAAGAAAGAATTTGATGAATAGCTTACTGATAAAGAGGGAGAAAGAGCATCGTTGATGCTTGGGGATAAAGAGAGAAGAGTAAATTAtaaggagagagagagaagcgtaaattataaagagaaaaaaaaaacagacgtGTGAGCTTTTTAAGCAAATAAATTTAGCATTTTTGAGAGTCTGAATCCCATTAAGATTCTTTTTGAAATTTGACCGAGTCAGATGTTTTCAGATGTATTAAGagactattttaaaaaaaaaatgcacttaatgggctgaaatctgaaccattcagattcagacctccattaagtgcaaacaaatgggGCCTTACTCTCTTTGttttcccccaaaaaaaaaaaaaaaagttgacaccTTTATATTTGGATATTTTTAACTTTGACAAATCTAATTTTACCATTACTAATGCTCTCATAAAATAATGCGACGTAGTTAAAGTTGTTTcatttaatatattttgatatcatTAGAAAATATATCTAGTCAAACATCATTATATAATGGGTTTTTCCTGTGCAGACCGACCATGCTAATTTGCTATTGGTTTTAGTTTTATAAGCTCATGAGTTATGATAATTAGGTATACGCTATTGTTTTAACAAGAGGAAACAATtcgaaagcataagaagaaaataaatgaaaaagagGACCACATTGAGAAAGGGAATTAGCAATTTAGCGTAAGTGTACAGGACTCTCAGCGCTTAAAGCGGGTGACCTTTTTTCTTTTGGGACACACTGTGTAAACTGGAAAGATTCTTGACCACAATATTACTCTAGGTCTAGGATAAGGGTGTCAACCGGTTtgaccggaaccggaccggtaaccggttataaAACAGGCCGGTTTCCAGTCTAAAAACCGGAACCtgccaccggttccggtttaaccggttccagtTTACCGGTTAAAAACCCGAAACCAGAACCGTTCCGATTCAAAAcgtccaaaacctctttttttttttttttgtatagtatatatatattatagtatttattagtatattgtaggtatatttacatatgttatataagtttataagtaaagtttatatatttactgattaacaggctaacagcaagtcagcaatacagcatatacgtgtgtatatatatatatatatatatatatatatatatatatatattaagttatatgcttaagttatactacatatacctaaaacatagtaagaatatacttatatatatcaatatacttaggttatataacttatatatatatatatgtatgtaagttatatgcttaagttgtactacatatacctaaaatatagtaagaatatacttatatatatcaatatacttaggttatataacttacatacatatatatatatatatatatatatatatatatatatatatatgtatgtatgtatgtttaagttatatatatgtttaagttatatgtatactatatattataagtatattcttagtatattttagttatttttcaagtatataactttctagtttttaatttaaataGATGTATATtgtaagtatattcttagtatattttaggtagaTTTCTaatttaatataagtaaaaatatgaacacaagtaaatagaagaaagctcaatgagccatatattttattcattcttggataacatttatttacaagttgtagttttttttaacttgcaaataatacatgagttgcaaagaaatagtataataataaaataccaattctcaatcatttggttaatttccccaatatcatattcggccatggagatatcttcaaagtcttccattggtccggtccacttgctatcaaatcttcaatttcttcctcttcgccttcctccgcttctaagttttggttgtgtcactccgatctaatccaattgcgaatgcacactagtacttgcaagctaaagccagataatgagtgtctatggtctccaatttgttgtcttccctggctaaatgcactctccgaagctacggttgatacttgaaccgtaaggatatctcgagccattcttgagagtatcagatgacttgccttgtatttcttccaccatgctaagacgtccaactcatctaattccttgatatccacatttggttgcatcaaataaaagtgatattcatcaaagtttgcattacaagaaggagttggatgtgaatgtaaaacttttaaacccgacaagccctttttgctactttgagaagtagtagggtgtggagcaacgggtgtagcatgttcttccaaattagaataatgagtaaaagaatttctaaactcgtcatcaatagcggtttcggcttcagctaaagatggttgaactccctcttcaatttctaaaaatgtataaatttgaccaaccaatgttttagtataagacacttttaaataaggatttaaaagagaacccaatataaataaagttgggatgggaaaaaaatacttcttaaattttgttgtcatatcaaaaatagtcGCTTGATAACtgagtttatatttatactcttataaaactctagctatttccgctaagtaggctaaaattccggttaccgtgggatagaattgtttagaaaaagcaagagttgcattataaaaaatttctaagagttcaacacattcctgaacatcttcccaatccgtaaaatttaaccaatcatcactattaatattatatttgttgtgaacttgttgtatgggaatcctatactcatatgcttgttgtagcataatgtaagtgtagttccacctagtctcaatttctacttgaatttttctaggtctaaggttatttttcacaagcattcttaaaatctctaattctacccctattagcattacaaaaaagaaacgcaaccgcatctctaagtttttgaatagaatcgtcaaaatgcacaagaccatttttaacaattaagtttaaaatgtgacaactacatcttacatgaaaaatatttcttagtggagggtttagttctctttttaaaagaccaatcgcctttgtataattagaagcattatctaaagcaatattgaatccgctaaatgttaaaaaatctcataatagtagacattgaatccgctaaaaaaatTTCATCgcgacgaccttttccttcatcatatgaaaaagctataattcttttttgcataacccaattgtcatcaacccaatgacatgtaatagcaaaaaaatctaacttgttaagactaagacctaaattagcggtaagacaaacattacaatttaaagaattaaatacatggcgcaaataaaatctatattttttatacaaatctataacatccgctctacaagtacttctaggaataccctcaaataacggattataacaacgttgaatgtaagtaacaaaccccaaactcgaaggaaaggaaaatggtaaacaatcataagctaccattttagctatttctacacgctcttttttcttgtcatacttaaattttttaccggttcgtgggtctatcgtcatttgaataccccccacatttgaacccgtttgctctccccaaacatccatatgtttctttctcatatgagcatttagtgtacccgttccaccatccttactagtttcttgcttaaaagtaaatacttgtccacatagggtgcatttagctgtttggcttttcctatccttagtcataaatttccaaattttagcggttgacttacgagctctaggcggtttgtcttgtgtatgtgattgtgcaggacatgtatctcctatgggattttcgggggttgtgtttcatcatcatcatcatcaatttcattaaaagtgtcggtataatgttgttgcattgcctcatgacctaaaagtggattatttccaccaatatcaatacctaaattaggtgtttcttccacgaaagtttcctcattaagctcatgcctaacaataccactactaccggcaccacgtctaaatctcttcgccattattaaatataattaatttaaatcacactcaaataaatcacaagaaaatgaattgcaacaaattaaattgctagaattaaattgcgaaaaataaagatagagttggaacgaaggtgccaaattgccggactaatttccaacaaagtgaaggcggctagaattgcaaatccaccaaagatacttcggattgttgcaaaatcaccaactccaccaacagtattataattgcaaaattaataattgaagctataataagactttataatatttatttgagagaaatttaaagtggctaattgttgcaaagtaactataattgagagattgagatttgagagaaagagaagagtgaattggtgtggattaaaatgaaaatggagaggcgtttatataggggtgggggatgggttaaagtgctaaaaaaaaatttggggggtttttttttgggcgggggggggggggggggggggggggggggaatgagttggggaccgttgcccaacggtccaatTTGGGGCCCAAGCCTGCAACGGctacaaactatttttttttttttttaaatttcaccggtttaaccggttccgatttcaaaaaaaattaaaaccggaccggtataaaataaacggttaaccggttccggttaccggtttgaaccggtaaaaccggactGGTTGACGGGTT
Encoded here:
- the LOC132633998 gene encoding uncharacterized protein LOC132633998, whose amino-acid sequence is MRVMEQASENSRLTWRLEVVKTFLETCIQEVSLNGRQGSILKPDSWNKVKVVLQTSHDFIVTQKKMKNHYDYLKEKHQAWLPISKKTGNIYDPATNTIRMSNEEWDEYIKAHPKAKTLRSAPLPFPELCTTLFEGSTTTCIHGWSPSCTTPRPGASSVATNIDIDSLDDIENLLGDKNDGASKDFPSQSSIPTEKKNLGKKRKNTSSRLEIDEKMSVALELLINKNNGPDVEECIEKLDKLGWEDPLYSAALSIFCEGDSYTKTWMKLREVDKLENYVRTMGKKLGIL
- the LOC132634010 gene encoding uncharacterized protein LOC132634010, which encodes MMNFAKEMIAPTTFNSNMNIPGAHNRLRRIFKGAIGTLDGTLVHAVVPANQQIVYRGRGKGKCYQNVLAICDFDMVFTYVYAGWEGVAHDARVLTEIASNPDNGFPFPPPNKYYLCDAAYPNTRGFLAPYRNIRYWLGDYHRRRAIMKEEKFNHAHAQLRNVIERSYGVLKARFPILDKMAPYPINIQRDVVIACFAVNNFIRKERINDDLFNHFDTPQVIFDEEGQQEEALDETNGPSWTVEDSQIMTDMREQLALQLMQRR